The Osmerus eperlanus chromosome 7, fOsmEpe2.1, whole genome shotgun sequence genome includes a region encoding these proteins:
- the LOC134023054 gene encoding acidic leucine-rich nuclear phosphoprotein 32 family member E-like isoform X2 produces the protein MEMKKRISLELRNKSPAEVAELVVDNCRTSDGEVEGLSDDYKELELLSMVNVGLTSLAKLPSLPKLRKLEISDNGISGGLDKLAEKCPNLSYLNLSGNKIKELSTLETLQNLKNLKSLDLYSCDITKLEDYRDGVFELLPQVTYLDGYDQEDNEVPDSEADDDDNHAAGPTGDDDDDDDDDDDDDDDDDDDDDEDDDDEDVSDGEEEVGLSYLMKEGIQDEEDDDDYVEEEEDEGDDDDEDDD, from the exons ATGGAGATGAAGAAGAGGATTAGTTTGGAGTTGAGGAACAAGAGCCCAGCCGAG GTGGCTGAGCTTGTGGTGGACAACTGTCGGACTAGtgatggagaggtggaaggTCTTTCAGATGACTACAAGGAGCTGGAGCTACTCAGTATGGTGAATGTGGGCCTCACCTCCCTAGCCAAGCTTCCCTCACTGCCCAAACTGCGCAAG CTGGAGATCAGTGATAATGGAATCTCCGGGGGTCTGGACAAGCTGGCGGAGAAGTGTCCCAACCTGTCTTACCTCAACCTGAGTGGCAACAAGATAAAGGAACTGAGCACCCTGGAGACCCTG CAGAACCTGAAGAACCTGAAGAGCTTGGACCTGTACAGCTGTGATATCACCAAGCTGGAGGATTACCGCGACGGCGTGTTCGAGCTGCTGCCCCAGGTCACCTACCTGGATGGGTACGACCAGGAGGACAACGAGGTCCCCGACTCGGAGGCTgatgatg ACGACAATCATGCTGCAGGTCCCACTggagacgacgacgacgacgacgacgatgatgatgatgatgatgatgatgatgatgatgatgatgatgaagatgatgatgatgaggacgtttctgatggggaagaggaggtcgGCCTGTCCTATCTGATGAAGGAAGGCATTCAA gatgaggaagatgatgatgattatgttgaagagga agaggatgagggagatgaTGACGATGAAGACGATGATTAG
- the LOC134023054 gene encoding acidic leucine-rich nuclear phosphoprotein 32 family member E-like isoform X1, whose product MEMKKRISLELRNKSPAEVAELVVDNCRTSDGEVEGLSDDYKELELLSMVNVGLTSLAKLPSLPKLRKLEISDNGISGGLDKLAEKCPNLSYLNLSGNKIKELSTLETLQNLKNLKSLDLYSCDITKLEDYRDGVFELLPQVTYLDGYDQEDNEVPDSEADDDDNHAAGPTGDDDDDDDDDDDDDDDDDDDDDEDDDDEDVSDGEEEVGLSYLMKEGIQDEEDDDDYVEEDEDGEEDGAGVQGEKRKRDPEDEGDDDDEDDD is encoded by the exons ATGGAGATGAAGAAGAGGATTAGTTTGGAGTTGAGGAACAAGAGCCCAGCCGAG GTGGCTGAGCTTGTGGTGGACAACTGTCGGACTAGtgatggagaggtggaaggTCTTTCAGATGACTACAAGGAGCTGGAGCTACTCAGTATGGTGAATGTGGGCCTCACCTCCCTAGCCAAGCTTCCCTCACTGCCCAAACTGCGCAAG CTGGAGATCAGTGATAATGGAATCTCCGGGGGTCTGGACAAGCTGGCGGAGAAGTGTCCCAACCTGTCTTACCTCAACCTGAGTGGCAACAAGATAAAGGAACTGAGCACCCTGGAGACCCTG CAGAACCTGAAGAACCTGAAGAGCTTGGACCTGTACAGCTGTGATATCACCAAGCTGGAGGATTACCGCGACGGCGTGTTCGAGCTGCTGCCCCAGGTCACCTACCTGGATGGGTACGACCAGGAGGACAACGAGGTCCCCGACTCGGAGGCTgatgatg ACGACAATCATGCTGCAGGTCCCACTggagacgacgacgacgacgacgacgatgatgatgatgatgatgatgatgatgatgatgatgatgatgaagatgatgatgatgaggacgtttctgatggggaagaggaggtcgGCCTGTCCTATCTGATGAAGGAAGGCATTCAA gatgaggaagatgatgatgattatgttgaagaggatgaggatggag AAGAAGATGGGGCAGGTGTCCAGGGTGAGAAGAGAAAGCGGGAtccagaggatgagggagatgaTGACGATGAAGACGATGATTAG